GTCGCGGGACCGGCTCCCGGGAGGCGCTGCCACCCCGGCTCGGGCTGCCACATGGCGAGGACGCTAGCCGATGTCGCGGCTCCGGTAGCGCCACCAGGCCGCCGCGACGGCGAGCGCCGCGACCAGGGCGAGGCCGACCTCGGGCCGCCAGGCGAACGCCTCCGAGGGGTACTTCGGCACGTGGTGGTAGGGCGAGAGCCCGAGCACCCAGCCGGGGAGGTCGAGCGCCGCACCGACCTGGCCGAGGGTCACGCAGAGCACCAGCACGGCCCAGCCCGCCACGGCCCACCGGCTCCGGAACGACAGGAGCAGCAGGGCCGCGCCGAGCACCACCCACACCGCGGGCGCCTGGGCGAGCGCGGCCCCGACGGCGGCGACCCCGTCCCCGCGGCCGACGGCGGTGGCCACCCCGGAGACCAGGAGCAGCCAGGTCGTGCCCGCCAGCGCCGCCGAGGCGAGGGCGAGGAGCAGCGACGAGCGGGACGTCGCGGTGGCGAGCACGGCCTCCGTGCGCCCGTCGTGCTCGTCGCCGGCGGCGCGGGTCACCGCCGCGATGCCGAAGCAGGTGATGACGACCGCTCCGACAGACGCGAGGGCGAACACCAGGGCGTCCTGCAGCTCGCCCACCCCGCCCATCGCCTCGACCACCCCGCGCGTCGCCTCGGTGTCGAGCATGTCGCCGATCGACGGGACGATCGAGCCCATCAGCCCGCCGAGGACGGCGGCACCGACCGTCCACCCGCCGAGCGCGGTGCCCTGCTGGCGCCAGACCAGCGCCAGCCCGTCGCGCAGGCGGGGCGAGCCCTCCGCCGGGCCCGGACGGTCCGGCAGCAGGCCCGCGCCCAGGTCACGACGCCTGCGCAGGGCGACGGCCGCCGCGACCAGCCCGGCGGCGAGCAGCAGGTAGAGCGCCAGCAGCCAGACCCGTGGCGCCGACCAGGCGCTGAGCTGGGTGCCCCAGCCGAACGGCGTCAGCCACGACAGCCAGCCGGCGGTCAGGTCGCCGACCGCACGCAGGAGGTAGAGGACGCCGATGACGGCCGAGGCGAGGAACCCGACGGTGCGGGCGCTGGACGACACCTGCGCCGTGAGGAGGGCGATGCCCGCGCCGACCAGGCCGATCCCGGTCCAGGACGCGCCGAACAGCACCGACCCACCCGCGGGGAGCCCGGC
Above is a genomic segment from Nocardioides okcheonensis containing:
- a CDS encoding ABC transporter permease translates to MSTRLRGTGLLLRFAVRRDRVLLAAWLLVLTATVAASAAATGPLYATTAERVAAAEALNASPAIVALYGPILDTSSLGELAMTKMTVLYAVFVAFLSVVLVRRHTRVEEESGRAEVVGATAVGADAPMAAAVLEAVLASVVLGVLVAVADVAAGLPAGGSVLFGASWTGIGLVGAGIALLTAQVSSSARTVGFLASAVIGVLYLLRAVGDLTAGWLSWLTPFGWGTQLSAWSAPRVWLLALYLLLAAGLVAAAVALRRRRDLGAGLLPDRPGPAEGSPRLRDGLALVWRQQGTALGGWTVGAAVLGGLMGSIVPSIGDMLDTEATRGVVEAMGGVGELQDALVFALASVGAVVITCFGIAAVTRAAGDEHDGRTEAVLATATSRSSLLLALASAALAGTTWLLLVSGVATAVGRGDGVAAVGAALAQAPAVWVVLGAALLLLSFRSRWAVAGWAVLVLCVTLGQVGAALDLPGWVLGLSPYHHVPKYPSEAFAWRPEVGLALVAALAVAAAWWRYRSRDIG